Below is a genomic region from Spartinivicinus marinus.
CCGGATTGTTGATAATCATAGTGAATTTGTCCGATTCATCGGTACCTATGATCCCCCTCAAGGCGAAAAAGAATTTATTGATGCGTTGGTGAAATTATTAAACAGCCAATTTGGCTGGGGCTTAACCACGCGCAACATTGCCTTGACCAACGGCAGTCAATCTGCCTTTTTTATGTTATTTAATATGTTTGCTGGTCAGTATCAAGACGGCAGCCAAAAGCAAATTCTGTTTCCTTTAGCACCAGAGTATATTGGTTATGCTGATGCGGGTTTAAGCGAGCATTTTTTTACGGCTAACCGCCCTTCCATTGAGTTAATCGACCAACACACCTTCAAATACCATGTCGACTTTACAAATTTACAGGTGACTGACAATACCGGTGCTATTTGTGTATCACGTCCAACCAACCCGACAGGTAATGTATTAACTGATCAAGAAATAGAACACCTGGACAAACTAGCCAAACAACACGACATACCCTTATTTATTGATGGCGCTTACGGTACCCCCTTCCCTAACCTGATATTTACGGAAGCAACCCCTTATTGGAATGACAATATTATTTTGTGCCTAAGCCTGTCCAAACTTGGCTTACCCGCTTGTCGAACCGGTATCGTAATTGCCAATGAAGCCGTGATTGAATCAGTCACTAAAATCAATGCTATTTTGAGCCTGGCCACCAACAGTGCAGGTAGTTTATTAACCTTAGATATGGTCAAAGACAGCAGCATTTTGACCATGAGTAATGAAATTATTAAACCATTTTACCAAACTAAAGTTGAAAAAGCGGTGAATACAATCCACCAGGCCCTTGATGGTTACGACTACTATATCCATAAACCCGAAGGCGCCATGTTTTTATGGTTATGGTTTAAAGGCCTCCCTATCACCAGTCTAGAGCTTTATGAACGGTTAAAAAATAAAGGGGTTATTGTGGTATCTGGTCATTACTTTTTCCCCGGTATCAATGATAATGACTGGCGCCATCAACAGGAGTGTATTCGCATTACTTATTCACAAGATGATGAAAAAGTCGCTAAAGGCTTGAACATTATTGCGGAAGAAGTGAAAAAAGCCTATCAGGAAGGTTAAATATTTTTAGGTGTAAAAATAAGGTGACTACCGCAAGTCTTGCCGTTGCAGACTTGCTCTTAGGGGTTTAGATAAACTACATGATGATGGCTTAAACCCGTGCTTGTTTAAGTAGTATTAAATTACTTTCCAATTATTTCTGTTGTAATAGATCTAACATTAGGATTAGCCATTAACTCTTGTATCTTAGGGTTGCTTTGCAGTGCATTAAGATCACCGCTGCTAATAAGACGCATAAGCTCCGGATCAGCAAGAATAGCTTTTATCTGTGGGTCATTCTGTAATGTTTGAATAGCGGTCATTGCTTTAGGGATATTAACTGCTTTAGGGATATTAACAATAGAATTGGATAAATCATTTCCTGTACTAGGGATCACTTTTCCTTTGTGGATTGAGTGCACCTTACTTTGTTCTATCCGCACTTGCCCTAAGCTAGGCGTATTGATTAAATAAACCCCACCATTGAGTGAATTGACATCTCCAAAAATGATAGTTCCATCTACCAACTCAATGGTTTCAGAAAATGTTGTTACACTGAGAAATAATCCAGCTGATAATATAATCGTTTTAAGTATGGAAAGCATAATAATTTATCCTAAAGTCACTCAACGTATTAGAAACCTTATGTAAAGAGTCTATAAGTATGTCGAACCTATTAAAGAACAGCCTTTTATCTATTTACTTACTCCCATCAATCCCCATTTGTAACGACTTGATATTATTTATTAATAAACGATTAGGATAGTGATCTTGGTATTGTATATGTTCGCTAATTTCAGCCAAGAGTTTCCTGTTTAGCCAATATAACGCGTGGTTATTTTTGGTATCTTCAGATACCTCAAGTAAGTACATACTCATATCCAACAAAATACTCGCACATGCCATACTTTCTGCACTATTCAACGTTCCTACTCTTTTTTCTTCTATTTGAGTAACAAAGTAACTATCTAAAAAATCAAGAACAGCTTTCACATCATTATCTTGTAGTTTTTTCATTAGCTGTCGCTCCATATATAATTCTCACCAGGCGATTGAAAGCTCTTAACTAAAGGGTACCTCTCCATAATTGTATTTATCTACATTTACACTTGGGACAGCTTTACATAATTCATTCTGGTTAGACTATGTACATTAGTCTAAATTAATGGGTAGAAGTTCATTTATTAGTATATACTTAATTAAATGGATTGGCTTTTTTCCTGCCAATTTTTGGCTTTTAAAGCAATAAAAAAGGAATTCTCATGTCAGTAATCAATAAAAGAGCGTTAAAGTATATATATCATTGGAAAACAAAATCCAACGACTCTAGACTAAAAGGAAATTTAGGTGCAAATTTATTTAATAAACATGAAGGTTATGAAGTCTTAAGCCTGATCAATAAGATTGCCAAATCAGAAAACTACTCAAAAGATGATGCTTTAGTGATTGAAAAACTAATCAATAGACATTTTCATGCTAACAATATATCTCAATCAAAGGTTTCCCACTGGATTAAAGAAGAAATGGAAAAATTGGACAATGACAAATAGAGCTATTATCTCGCAATATATTCTTTGTAATTAGTTGTTAAAGTTTATAGCTTTTTAACCAAGTTACTCCTATTTGCTATTCCACCTGATTGAAAACAGTTGAACAAACATAAATTGGCTTATTAGATGACATATCCAAGTACTGAGAAATAATGGCATGTGGTACCTGCTAAAACAAACAAATGCCAGATGAAGTGGCCATACTTTAGGCGCGAGTCTGTGGCAAAAAAAATGACTCCTACTGTATAACAAAAACCTCCAGCAATCAGCCAAAATAAACCAGTAGCTGTCATTGTATCAAGCAAAGGGTCAAGTGCGACAACAATAATCCACCCCATCAATAAATAAAGACTTGTAAAAATAATAGGATGAGGAGCTTTCTCCAATATCTTAAGGACTACTCCTACTACAGCAAGCCCCCAAATGACGCCGAATAGCGTCCACCCCCATGTGCCACGTAGTCCAAGGACAAAAGGCGTGTATGTACCTGCAATAAGAAGAAAGATGGCTGAGTGTTCGATAAGCCGAAAAACCCGCTTAGCCTTACCCATGGGCAGTGAATGATAAAGTGTAGATGAAAGGTAAAGTAGTATAACTGCCGCAAGAAAGATACTGACACCAACAATAATACCAGCATCGCCATATTCTACTGAATGGAAAATAAGAAATGGGGTTCCAATCAATGCTGCAATCAAACCGATTCCATGACTGATGCTGTTTGCAATTTCTTCTCCTTGAGATTGTGGACGGCTGGAGGTTGTAAAGAACATGCAGGTAGCACCTAATCGATTTAATGAATGGGTAATTAAGGCAGGTGGGCATGGTACTATGCTAAGTTAAAACCTTACTAAATTAGTAATCCATTGAATTATTTAGTTTATTTTTTCCAAAAACAGCCCATAAGCTCAACAGTGAGATTCCTAATATTGCAGAAAATAATGAGGCTGAAAAAATCCCTAGTTTGGCAGAATTAATTAGGGTTGGGCTAAAAGCTAAATTGGCAATAAATAGCGCCATTGTAAAGCCAATGCCTGCCAAAAAACCTCCCGCCAGTAACAATAACCAACTTAAGTTTGCTGGGCGTAAAGCTATACCTGTTAATACTGCTATCCAACTGAAGATAAATACTCCAATCGGTTTACCTAGTGTAAACCCCAAAAAAACAGCTATGGTAATAGAGTTTCCAAAATCTGTGATATTGATTAATACTCCAGCATTAGCAAAAGCAAAAAGAGGCATAATAACGAATCCAACCCATGGGTGTAACAACGTTTCCAATCGCTCGACTGGTGACAGTGCTTCACGTGCTGCAGCCTCAGCTGTTCGTAATGCCATTCGATGAGTCGTAGCGTTTTTTTTGTGATTAGCTTCTGGCATCACTCCCACACTGTCTAATATGGTATGTAGATGTTTGTCAGTTATCCATTTAACGGTTGGTGTCATCAAGCCAAGGATGATACCAGTAATTGTTGCATGCACTCCGGATGCGTCAATTATGAGCCAAATTATCCCCCCTATTAGAAAATAGAGAGTTATACTTCGAATACCAAGCAATGCCATGACTCTTACAATAACAACGCCGATAGCAGATAAGGCAAGGATTTCCCAATGAATGCGACTACCATAACCAATGCTTACAACTAAGATAGCGCCAATATCATCAACAATGGCTACTGATAGCATAAATATTCGTAAACTCTGGGGAATGCGAGACCCTAGTAATGCCAGACACCCAATAACAAACGCAGTATCCGTTGCCATCACGGTACCCCAACCATTCTGTCCTGGCTGACCCAGTTGCAGCATTAAATAAATGGTAGCTGGTACTAGCATACCTCCCAGTGCCGCCGCAATTGGTAAGGCTGCCATACGTGGGTTACGTAGCTCACCAAGCACCATCTCCCGTTTGAGTTCTAGGGCAATAAGGAAAAAAAACAAGGTCATTAATGCTTCATTGATCCATTCACGTAGTGAGCGACTGAATTCTAGCGAACCAATATGAATACCTATCGGAATTTCCCATATAGCCATAAAAATATGGCTCCAAGGAGAATTGGAGAGTACGAGTGCCACAATGGTAAATAATAAAAGTATCCAGCCCACAGCTGCTTCAATGCGCAAAAACCGCTTTACGGGCCTGGCTAACCAGTCAATGAGCTCTTTGGGAAGTTGAGTTGGATGCCCTCTATCATTAAGCTGGTTATCGCTTTTCATATTTTTTATATCAGACAATCATTCGAAAAGATAACTTCAAAACGCAAGTAAATTAAAAGATGCTCTTAAGGGCACCTCTAATACTTTTATCCGGTACAGTATTATTCTTCAATGTTTGTACTTACGTTATTATCAGGACTCATACCTTTTAGAAACTTGAATAGATCACTGTCAGTGGATAAAACGAGGGTTGTATTTTTGGCAATAATAGACTTATAGGATTGCATCGTGCGCGTAAATTCATAAAAAGCAATCGCTTCAGGGCTCTGGTTATACGCACTTGAATAAATTTCAGTTGCTTTGGCATCAGCTAATCCACGAATTTGTTCAACTTGGTGATAGGCTTCAGATTGGATTTTGTTCAGATCACGTACGCGATTGCCACGGATTCTAGCTGCCTCACCATTGCCTTCTGATAGAAAGCGTTCAGCAATTTGACGGCGCTCACTTATCATTCGGTCATAAATTTTGGGGCGTACACTGGCATTATAATTAATTCGTTTAAACCGTATATCGAGCAGTTCAATACCAAATACATGTACTTTTTCAGCAGCAGCTTTAAAAATTTCCTGTTCAACTAATTTGCGTCCTTTGTGGATTGGTACCAGCGCACCTAATTTCTGTTCCCGCTCTGTTTCTGTCAGTAATTCATCACGTAGTGGTTCGCGATTTTTGGTAGTACGAATAATCTCAATTAATTCATGCTTTGCCACAGCGTTTCGTGTTTCACTGCCTAATATATCGTCCAAACGGGATTGGGCACTGCGTTCATCGCGTAATCGCAAAAAATATTGTAAGGGCGCAGTAATTCGCCATCGAGCGTATAGGTCAACTGAAATATAAAGCTTGTCTTTGGTTGGCATATCTGATGGTGTTCCGTCCCACTCCAGTACTCGCTTATCAATCGGATTGACATCTTGAATAAAAGGAAGCTTAAACTTGAGTCCAGCATCGGTTACAGGTGAGCCTACTGGTTTGCCAAACTGGGTGATAATCACTTGCTCAACTTCGCTCACAGTGTAAATAGAACTCTTTACCACATAAATAACAATAAAAAAGATCGCTAAAAATACAAGCTGCTTAAAACCATTCATGGTTGACTTCTCTTATAAGCATTAAGATTTAATAGGGGCAAAATATTCTTTGCTTGCTCATCCATAATAATTTTAGAGCGGATACTTGGCATGATTTCCTGCATGGTTTCAATATAGATACGACGTTGCGTCACTTCCGGCGCTTTAAGGTATTCCGCTAACAACGCATTGAATCGAGCTACATCACCTTTAGCCTCATTAATCCGTTTAAGTCGATATCCATCAGCCTCACGAATTCGTTGGTCTTTCTCCCCCTCAGCTAGAGGAATGACCTTATTGTAATCTCGTCGTGCTTCGTTAATAAGTTTTTCTTTTTCTTGTTGAGCCTGATTGACCTCATTAAATGACTCCTGTACCGCTTGGGGAGGATTGATATTTTTCAACTGAACTTGGTCAATACTAATGCCCATGACATACTTAGTTGATAATGCTTGCATCTTAGTTAATGCTTCTATTTCGATTTCCTGTCGACCAATAGTAATAACTTCATCGACGGTGCGATCACCAACCACTTCGCGCATAACCGACTCAGAAACATATCGAAGCGTTTCACTTGGCTCACGCACTTCAAATAAGAATTTAACTGGATCAGAGATGCGATACTGAACAACCCATTCCACTAACGCAGCGTTCAGATCACCTGTTACCATCTGCGTTTCTCGCTTTTCCTCATTAGGACGAGGGCTCTGGTATGGGTCATTAGCACCAGGCGTTGTAAAACCAAATTCCTGCTTCAACTGCCGTTTAACGGGAACAATTGTTGCCTTGTCGATACCCATCGGTAGTTTAAAATGCAATCCAGGCGGTACATTTTTTAAATACTGGCCAAACCGCTGGACAACAGCAACAGAGTCGCTTGGCACGGTATAATAGGCTGTCCAAATAACCAGTCCTACAAGCCCAATGACAGCTAAGATGATAGCGCCATAGGGAACACCATTTGCTATCAGCTGCCGGGTCCAGTTCTGCCTATGTTGGATGAGTTTATTAGTATGAGTGTGGCCTTTATTTTGCCAAGGGTCACCTGTGTCGCTTCCGCCATTGTTTGATGCCATCGCTGTATTGACCTACTTGTTGAGGAAGGAATCTTTTTGTAGTGACTCTGAACACTTTCAACAAACTCAACTACTTTCTATCTTAATAGAATAGTGTATGCACTTTAATTAGAAACAATCCTAGCGAAAAAAGTTAATAAAGGATGATTACACCGCTGAATGGAGGGGATAATAATGATTCAAACGTCGTCAAATATCACCAATTCAAGTGACACCTTCGAGCTACCTGAACACAGTGCAGACATTCGTGTAGGACGTGATTTAATAGCAGCAACCGTGCCTTTTGCTAAAGAGTCAAGAGTGAAAAGCTGGTGGCATGTAGGGGTGACATTAAGCTTGATGATTATTGTATTAGCTTTCGCTGGTGCAGCTCCTTGGTGGCCACTGCAATTAATGCTGTCAATATTGGGCGCCATGTTAATGGTGCGAACCTTCATTACCTATCATGACTACATGCATGGTTCAATCCTTCAAAACTCACGAGCTGCTTGGATAATATTTCACATATATGCGGCTTTTGCACTGACACCTCCCAGTTCCTGGAAAGAAAGCCACAATTTTCATCATGGCCATGTGGGTAAGTTTAGTGCTGTAAGCATTGGCACGTTTCCAGTGATCACGACAAAAATGTGGCATGCCGCTTCATTTATTGAACGTGCTCGTTACCGTATAGAACGCCACCCTTTCACGGTTATGTTTGGCTACTTGACGATTTTTGCATTTAGCATTTGTTTATTGCCATTATTTCTTAACCCATTAAAACATTGGGATTCCCTGTTATCGATTATTGCTCATGGTGGCCTGATTACTGTGTTATGGGTGTTTGGCGGTGCTGATATGGCATTTTTTGTTGTTTTATTACCGATGACTATTGCTTGTGCACTGGGATCATATCTTTTTTTTGCACAGCATAGCTTTAAACGTATGAATATTATTTCACCAGAATCTTGGACGTTTTACCGGGCTGCTTTGGAGTCATCAAGTTATATGCGACTTAACAGGGTCATGCAATGGTTTACAGGAAATATTGGCTATCACCATATTCATCACCTTAATGTGCACATCCCATTTTATCGATTACCTGAAGCAATGGCTGCAATTCCTGAACTACAATCACCAGTAACC
It encodes:
- a CDS encoding valine--pyruvate transaminase → MKLSNFGEKFTDQTGIQSLMSDLGNALASDQPLIMMGGGNPAHIPEVEETFKARLRRIVDNHSEFVRFIGTYDPPQGEKEFIDALVKLLNSQFGWGLTTRNIALTNGSQSAFFMLFNMFAGQYQDGSQKQILFPLAPEYIGYADAGLSEHFFTANRPSIELIDQHTFKYHVDFTNLQVTDNTGAICVSRPTNPTGNVLTDQEIEHLDKLAKQHDIPLFIDGAYGTPFPNLIFTEATPYWNDNIILCLSLSKLGLPACRTGIVIANEAVIESVTKINAILSLATNSAGSLLTLDMVKDSSILTMSNEIIKPFYQTKVEKAVNTIHQALDGYDYYIHKPEGAMFLWLWFKGLPITSLELYERLKNKGVIVVSGHYFFPGINDNDWRHQQECIRITYSQDDEKVAKGLNIIAEEVKKAYQEG
- the trhA gene encoding PAQR family membrane homeostasis protein TrhA yields the protein MFFTTSSRPQSQGEEIANSISHGIGLIAALIGTPFLIFHSVEYGDAGIIVGVSIFLAAVILLYLSSTLYHSLPMGKAKRVFRLIEHSAIFLLIAGTYTPFVLGLRGTWGWTLFGVIWGLAVVGVVLKILEKAPHPIIFTSLYLLMGWIIVVALDPLLDTMTATGLFWLIAGGFCYTVGVIFFATDSRLKYGHFIWHLFVLAGTTCHYFSVLGYVI
- the nhaA gene encoding Na+/H+ antiporter NhaA — its product is MKSDNQLNDRGHPTQLPKELIDWLARPVKRFLRIEAAVGWILLLFTIVALVLSNSPWSHIFMAIWEIPIGIHIGSLEFSRSLREWINEALMTLFFFLIALELKREMVLGELRNPRMAALPIAAALGGMLVPATIYLMLQLGQPGQNGWGTVMATDTAFVIGCLALLGSRIPQSLRIFMLSVAIVDDIGAILVVSIGYGSRIHWEILALSAIGVVIVRVMALLGIRSITLYFLIGGIIWLIIDASGVHATITGIILGLMTPTVKWITDKHLHTILDSVGVMPEANHKKNATTHRMALRTAEAAAREALSPVERLETLLHPWVGFVIMPLFAFANAGVLINITDFGNSITIAVFLGFTLGKPIGVFIFSWIAVLTGIALRPANLSWLLLLAGGFLAGIGFTMALFIANLAFSPTLINSAKLGIFSASLFSAILGISLLSLWAVFGKNKLNNSMDY
- the hflC gene encoding protease modulator HflC, yielding MNGFKQLVFLAIFFIVIYVVKSSIYTVSEVEQVIITQFGKPVGSPVTDAGLKFKLPFIQDVNPIDKRVLEWDGTPSDMPTKDKLYISVDLYARWRITAPLQYFLRLRDERSAQSRLDDILGSETRNAVAKHELIEIIRTTKNREPLRDELLTETEREQKLGALVPIHKGRKLVEQEIFKAAAEKVHVFGIELLDIRFKRINYNASVRPKIYDRMISERRQIAERFLSEGNGEAARIRGNRVRDLNKIQSEAYHQVEQIRGLADAKATEIYSSAYNQSPEAIAFYEFTRTMQSYKSIIAKNTTLVLSTDSDLFKFLKGMSPDNNVSTNIEE
- the hflK gene encoding FtsH protease activity modulator HflK → MASNNGGSDTGDPWQNKGHTHTNKLIQHRQNWTRQLIANGVPYGAIILAVIGLVGLVIWTAYYTVPSDSVAVVQRFGQYLKNVPPGLHFKLPMGIDKATIVPVKRQLKQEFGFTTPGANDPYQSPRPNEEKRETQMVTGDLNAALVEWVVQYRISDPVKFLFEVREPSETLRYVSESVMREVVGDRTVDEVITIGRQEIEIEALTKMQALSTKYVMGISIDQVQLKNINPPQAVQESFNEVNQAQQEKEKLINEARRDYNKVIPLAEGEKDQRIREADGYRLKRINEAKGDVARFNALLAEYLKAPEVTQRRIYIETMQEIMPSIRSKIIMDEQAKNILPLLNLNAYKRSQP
- a CDS encoding fatty acid desaturase family protein is translated as MIQTSSNITNSSDTFELPEHSADIRVGRDLIAATVPFAKESRVKSWWHVGVTLSLMIIVLAFAGAAPWWPLQLMLSILGAMLMVRTFITYHDYMHGSILQNSRAAWIIFHIYAAFALTPPSSWKESHNFHHGHVGKFSAVSIGTFPVITTKMWHAASFIERARYRIERHPFTVMFGYLTIFAFSICLLPLFLNPLKHWDSLLSIIAHGGLITVLWVFGGADMAFFVVLLPMTIACALGSYLFFAQHSFKRMNIISPESWTFYRAALESSSYMRLNRVMQWFTGNIGYHHIHHLNVHIPFYRLPEAMAAIPELQSPVTTTLALRDVINCFKSSLWDEELQHMVTYREAKKFSSV